Proteins encoded together in one Candidatus Dependentiae bacterium window:
- the aspS gene encoding aspartate--tRNA ligase has translation MQFFKRTVGCGEVDVKLFGKKIDLSGWVHRRRDHGGLIFIDLRDRSGVMQLVFNPDFSQDAHKIGHMLRSEFVVSVIGMVVERSKETINNDLPTGRWELQVENVTVLNKAGVLPFQLDEASNVDEELRLKYRYLDLRRTQMQDNFALRNNVLFLMRQFLQEHTFYEIETPILTKNTPEGAREFLVPSRIHQGSFYALPQSPQLYKQLLMASGMERYFQVARCFRDEDLRADRQPEFTQLDLEMSFIKEGDVQKIISDMLAFIWKKIFNVDLPLPIQHMTYNDAIKQYGCDKPDLRFELKINDCSQLFENTELKFLRTVLDKGGKIGALHITDYEFTRSELDGWVAKAQKLGAKGLLWIRFKDGAVDSPVAKFLPDNFMEQVAQAFPELSAKSTLFLMAGDYKKTWPLLGRLRLELGSALNLIDKDIYKFLWVTDFPLFEYDEEGKCYNAMHHPFTSPQEGWEQYEPADMKARAYDIVLNGVELGGGSIRIHDASMQDKMFDLLGLSKEQARNKFGFLLDAQDLGFPPHGGIALGIDRLIMLMTKSQSIREVIAFPKTARGIDPMMEAPTIVETDKLKDYGLKLYAKKKD, from the coding sequence ATGCAATTTTTCAAACGAACAGTAGGGTGCGGCGAAGTTGATGTAAAACTTTTTGGCAAAAAGATTGATTTGTCTGGTTGGGTGCATCGTAGGCGTGATCATGGTGGACTGATTTTTATCGATCTGCGTGATCGTAGTGGTGTGATGCAGCTTGTTTTTAATCCTGATTTTTCTCAAGATGCACATAAAATCGGCCATATGCTTCGTTCAGAATTTGTCGTTTCTGTAATAGGTATGGTTGTTGAGCGTTCAAAAGAAACTATAAATAATGATTTACCAACGGGAAGATGGGAGCTTCAAGTAGAAAATGTTACTGTCTTAAATAAAGCAGGTGTGTTACCTTTTCAGCTTGATGAGGCATCAAACGTTGACGAAGAATTACGTTTAAAATATCGTTATCTTGATTTGCGTCGTACTCAGATGCAGGATAATTTTGCACTGCGTAATAATGTACTATTTTTAATGCGCCAGTTTTTGCAAGAACATACATTCTATGAAATTGAAACACCTATATTGACCAAAAATACACCCGAAGGTGCACGAGAATTTTTAGTGCCCTCTCGTATTCATCAAGGTTCTTTTTATGCACTGCCACAATCACCACAGTTATATAAACAACTTTTGATGGCTAGTGGTATGGAACGTTACTTTCAAGTAGCTCGTTGTTTTAGAGACGAAGATTTACGAGCTGATAGGCAGCCGGAATTTACTCAGCTTGACTTGGAAATGTCTTTTATCAAAGAGGGTGATGTACAAAAAATTATTTCTGACATGCTTGCGTTTATTTGGAAAAAGATATTTAACGTTGATTTACCGTTGCCCATACAACATATGACATATAATGATGCAATAAAACAATATGGGTGTGATAAACCAGATCTTCGCTTTGAATTAAAAATTAATGATTGCAGTCAGTTATTTGAGAATACTGAGTTAAAGTTTTTGCGTACGGTACTTGATAAAGGGGGCAAAATTGGTGCGCTGCATATTACCGATTATGAGTTTACGCGCTCGGAGTTAGATGGTTGGGTTGCAAAAGCACAAAAACTTGGTGCAAAAGGTTTACTTTGGATTCGTTTTAAAGATGGCGCTGTTGATTCCCCGGTGGCTAAATTTTTACCAGACAATTTTATGGAACAGGTAGCACAAGCTTTTCCAGAACTTTCTGCCAAATCAACTTTATTTTTGATGGCTGGTGACTATAAAAAAACATGGCCATTACTTGGTAGATTACGTTTAGAGCTTGGCAGTGCCTTAAATCTTATTGATAAAGATATATATAAATTTTTATGGGTTACTGATTTTCCATTGTTTGAATATGATGAAGAGGGAAAATGTTATAATGCAATGCACCATCCTTTTACTTCTCCACAAGAAGGGTGGGAACAATATGAGCCTGCTGATATGAAAGCACGCGCATATGATATTGTGTTAAACGGTGTTGAGCTTGGTGGTGGTTCTATCAGGATTCATGATGCTTCAATGCAAGATAAAATGTTTGATTTGCTCGGGCTAAGCAAAGAGCAGGCACGTAATAAATTTGGCTTTTTACTTGATGCACAAGACTTAGGTTTTCCGCCACATGGCGGTATTGCGCTTGGTATTGATCGTTTAATTATGCTTATGACTAAATCACAATCAATTCGTGAAGTTATTGCGTTTCCAAAAACAGCTCGCGGTATCGATCCGATGATGGAAGCGCCAACTATTGTCGAAACTGATAAGCTTAAAGATTATGGGTTAAAATTATATGCCAAAAAGAAAGATTAA
- a CDS encoding deoxyribonuclease IV: MSIAEGFEKAIEYGESIGCTAIQIFTKNNRRWNAKKITKEDSQKFKIALKNSSIKFIVAHASYLINIGSPKKETQKKSVDALVKELNRCEKLGIPYLVIHPGSCLKTNEQECLDIITQNLDIALEKAHGKTMILLETMAGQGSSTCYTFEHIAYIIKKSKKKKRLGVCFDTCHVFAAGYDLRDKKSYVDTWKKFEKTIGIRKLKVIHINDSKKELGSRVDRHEHIGKGKLGSQAFKLLLTDKRFSNIPKILETPKETLEEDAHNMAFIKKLIKT, translated from the coding sequence ATGTCAATTGCTGAAGGCTTTGAAAAAGCAATTGAGTATGGAGAATCAATTGGCTGCACAGCTATTCAAATTTTTACCAAAAACAATCGGCGATGGAATGCAAAGAAAATAACCAAAGAAGATTCACAAAAATTTAAAATAGCCCTTAAAAATTCTTCCATTAAATTTATAGTTGCACATGCAAGCTACCTGATTAATATCGGATCTCCCAAAAAGGAAACACAAAAAAAATCTGTTGATGCACTTGTAAAAGAACTCAATAGATGCGAAAAACTTGGTATACCATATTTAGTTATACACCCAGGCTCATGCCTAAAAACAAACGAGCAAGAATGTCTTGATATCATAACACAAAATCTTGATATTGCCCTTGAAAAAGCTCATGGCAAAACTATGATTTTACTCGAAACCATGGCCGGACAAGGGTCCAGCACATGCTATACATTTGAACATATTGCTTATATCATTAAAAAATCAAAAAAGAAAAAACGCCTTGGTGTCTGTTTTGACACATGCCATGTTTTTGCAGCCGGTTATGATTTACGCGATAAAAAAAGCTATGTAGATACCTGGAAAAAGTTTGAAAAAACAATTGGCATAAGGAAACTTAAGGTAATTCATATCAATGATTCCAAAAAAGAGCTAGGCTCACGTGTTGATAGGCATGAACATATTGGTAAGGGAAAATTGGGCTCTCAGGCATTTAAGCTATTACTCACAGATAAAAGATTTTCAAACATTCCAAAAATTTTAGAAACCCCAAAAGAAACCCTGGAAGAAGATGCTCACAATATGGCCTTTATTAAAAAATTAATAAAAACCTGA
- a CDS encoding undecaprenyl/decaprenyl-phosphate alpha-N-acetylglucosaminyl 1-phosphate transferase yields MEAIIKSFFAVFISFLVTFYVTPLFSALARKLQFVDVPDGKIKLHKNAVPYLGGLAVYCGFIVSLALVFPIENNILLFLIGSTLLLFVGLVDDLFVLKPYQKFFGQIIAAFCFLKAGFYLKEHFFYTLWHIPLSVLWILSIINAFNLVDVMDGLASLLAIAATSSFMVISFYFNHNTSLLLLASLLGSLMAFFWYNKPSATIYLGDAGSLFIGGLVATIPFLLPWGLYNWHGYLTPLVVLLIPFLEIGALILIRTYRGIPFYKGSPDHFSHYLLRKGWKRAFILGYIALLSIIQMLIARLFVAHIINLDALVVSQVIFIIFWFFTLFLGKKTPVA; encoded by the coding sequence ATGGAAGCAATAATAAAAAGTTTTTTCGCGGTATTTATATCTTTTTTGGTTACTTTTTATGTGACACCTCTTTTTTCTGCCCTGGCACGAAAACTGCAGTTTGTTGATGTACCTGATGGTAAAATTAAACTACATAAAAATGCAGTTCCTTATTTAGGTGGTCTCGCTGTTTATTGCGGTTTTATTGTTTCTTTGGCGCTTGTATTTCCAATTGAAAATAATATTCTCTTGTTTTTGATCGGCTCAACATTATTGTTATTTGTTGGTCTTGTGGATGACTTGTTTGTTCTTAAGCCGTATCAAAAATTTTTTGGTCAAATTATTGCAGCTTTTTGTTTTTTAAAGGCTGGATTTTATTTAAAAGAACACTTTTTTTATACATTATGGCATATTCCGCTTTCTGTATTATGGATACTTTCAATTATCAACGCGTTTAATCTTGTTGATGTTATGGATGGCTTGGCGTCATTATTAGCTATTGCTGCTACAAGTTCTTTTATGGTTATTAGTTTCTATTTTAACCATAATACATCCCTGCTGTTATTAGCATCTCTTTTAGGATCTTTGATGGCTTTTTTTTGGTATAATAAACCATCTGCAACTATTTATCTTGGTGATGCTGGTTCGCTTTTTATAGGAGGCTTGGTTGCAACTATTCCATTTCTTTTGCCGTGGGGGCTTTATAATTGGCATGGATATCTTACTCCATTGGTAGTACTCCTGATTCCTTTTTTAGAAATTGGAGCACTAATCTTGATTAGAACATATAGAGGAATTCCCTTTTATAAGGGAAGTCCAGATCATTTTAGTCATTATTTACTGCGTAAGGGTTGGAAAAGGGCTTTTATTTTAGGTTATATAGCCCTTTTATCAATTATTCAAATGCTTATTGCGCGATTGTTTGTTGCACATATTATTAATCTTGATGCTCTTGTGGTGTCTCAGGTCATTTTTATTATATTTTGGTTTTTTACTTTATTTTTAGGAAAAAAAACTCCTGTTGCATAA
- a CDS encoding translation initiation factor IF-2 yields MRVYEFSKKYNISNKELLQKLRGAGFEIKSHMSVLGEGAVSFLNKTFAKPSSTIESLINQQKEQEPQPKLEPKKIVERGGASRAVTTTLRASKSLSTVRDLRDKLPEKQKSIQPRELVLEDQAVNTLCQKASLPINSVMLTLLKWGVLASKNMMLPKEMVERIARYYEIPTVAPKQKKKEEERKNFVMQGAELRSRLPVAVVLGHVDHGKTTLLDFIRKTRVAAKEKGGITQHLGAYEAQTDHGSIVFLDTPGHEAFSKMRARGVRVADIAVLVVAADDSVMPQTIEAIKHAKSMGVPVVVAINKVDKVEPSRIETTRRDLAQHNLLPEEWGGDVVMIPISAKTGQGVDRLLEMILLQTELMELRADFSGLAKGYVLESKLERGRGPVATLLCVHGRIKVGDYFISGNAIGRVSSLINSAGQRIQSVGPSIPVQVSGFSTLPDAGDYFEVVSKEVYRSKSREIGGTLRRGAAAIGVRQLKTREMLRLGLIVKTDTNSSQEALLESIDKLSKKGKVGFTIVDASIGDVNESDVVLASNTGAKIVALHVKAEPNSVALAQKMGVTISSFQIIYKLLESLEEFAKGSVAPEVVIKKVGEAIVRRVFDIKKVGVIAGCYVSDGFFSHKGTVVGWRGRTKIGEGAIKSLQREKRTVKQVNAGFECGFIVDGITDWQVEDRVECFIEVPKEQV; encoded by the coding sequence ATGCGTGTATACGAGTTTTCGAAAAAATATAATATTTCAAACAAAGAGCTTTTGCAAAAACTTAGAGGTGCGGGCTTTGAGATAAAAAGTCACATGTCTGTGCTTGGCGAGGGGGCGGTTAGTTTCTTGAATAAAACATTTGCTAAACCATCATCGACTATTGAATCTTTAATTAATCAGCAAAAAGAGCAGGAGCCACAACCAAAATTGGAACCAAAAAAAATAGTAGAGCGTGGTGGTGCATCTCGCGCGGTTACTACTACTCTTCGTGCATCAAAATCTTTATCTACAGTTAGGGATTTGCGAGATAAACTCCCTGAGAAACAAAAAAGCATTCAGCCAAGAGAGCTTGTTCTCGAGGATCAAGCGGTAAATACCCTATGTCAGAAAGCTAGTTTACCCATTAATAGTGTGATGTTAACACTTTTAAAGTGGGGGGTTTTGGCAAGTAAAAATATGATGTTGCCTAAAGAAATGGTTGAGCGCATTGCAAGGTATTATGAAATTCCAACCGTTGCGCCAAAGCAAAAAAAGAAAGAGGAAGAACGCAAAAACTTTGTGATGCAAGGTGCTGAGCTTAGATCTCGATTGCCGGTGGCGGTGGTTCTTGGACATGTTGATCATGGAAAAACAACATTGCTTGATTTTATAAGAAAAACTCGTGTTGCTGCAAAAGAAAAAGGTGGTATAACTCAGCACTTGGGTGCATATGAGGCTCAAACAGATCATGGCAGTATTGTTTTTCTTGATACACCTGGACATGAAGCATTTTCAAAAATGCGTGCACGTGGAGTGCGAGTTGCAGACATTGCGGTTTTGGTTGTTGCTGCAGATGATAGTGTTATGCCTCAAACAATTGAGGCAATTAAGCATGCTAAATCAATGGGGGTTCCTGTTGTTGTTGCAATTAACAAGGTTGATAAGGTTGAACCATCTCGGATTGAAACAACACGGCGTGATTTGGCACAACATAATCTGTTACCTGAAGAGTGGGGTGGCGACGTAGTTATGATTCCAATTTCAGCGAAAACAGGACAAGGGGTTGATCGATTACTTGAAATGATTTTATTGCAAACAGAGCTGATGGAGCTACGAGCGGATTTTTCTGGATTGGCAAAGGGGTATGTACTTGAGTCGAAATTAGAAAGGGGTCGTGGTCCTGTTGCAACACTCCTGTGTGTTCATGGCAGAATAAAGGTTGGTGATTATTTTATTTCTGGTAATGCTATTGGTCGTGTTAGCTCGCTCATTAATTCTGCAGGTCAACGTATCCAGTCGGTTGGGCCATCAATTCCGGTTCAGGTTTCCGGCTTTTCTACGCTTCCAGATGCTGGAGATTATTTTGAGGTTGTTTCAAAAGAGGTGTATCGTAGCAAATCGCGCGAGATAGGAGGAACTCTTCGCAGGGGCGCGGCGGCTATTGGGGTAAGGCAACTAAAAACAAGGGAAATGTTAAGATTGGGTCTTATTGTAAAAACTGACACTAACTCTTCCCAAGAGGCACTTTTAGAATCTATAGATAAGCTTTCTAAAAAAGGCAAGGTTGGTTTTACCATTGTTGATGCTTCTATTGGTGATGTGAATGAAAGCGACGTTGTTTTGGCATCTAATACTGGTGCAAAGATTGTTGCTCTTCATGTTAAAGCTGAGCCTAACTCTGTAGCATTGGCTCAAAAAATGGGTGTTACAATTTCTTCATTTCAAATTATTTATAAATTACTAGAGTCGCTTGAAGAATTTGCAAAGGGTAGTGTTGCACCAGAAGTAGTTATCAAAAAAGTCGGTGAGGCTATTGTTCGTCGTGTTTTTGATATAAAAAAAGTTGGAGTTATTGCTGGTTGCTATGTTAGTGATGGATTTTTTTCACATAAAGGTACTGTTGTTGGTTGGCGTGGTAGAACAAAAATTGGCGAAGGAGCTATTAAGAGTTTACAGCGAGAAAAGCGCACAGTTAAACAAGTTAATGCTGGTTTTGAGTGCGGCTTCATTGTTGATGGCATTACTGATTGGCAAGTTGAAGATCGCGTTGAATGTTTTATTGAAGTACCCAAAGAGCAGGTTTAG
- the nusA gene encoding transcription termination factor NusA, which translates to MVQLSAVINELVEEGGVDRVVLGSIISEGLLAAYEKKFPDLPLRARYEKKIDEIVIEVQKKVVSSVTNDDLEISVRKARGINPSAQAEDALWVPFDGKIGRIEILRAKQVIASKIRKIEATTIYNEFKPKEGSIVHGVIHKAEHGGTVVKVQEALAFLPRSLSIPGEKFIVGYPVRALLKEVLPEPRNDNQLILDRSSQDFLRRLFELEIPEVFEKLVEIKNIVRIPGYKAKVVVVSNDKNIDPVGTCVGVGGIRIKPILKELGGEKIDVIAWTDDKQELIKNALKPAKIDRVILVDGENVHVWLDEDERSLAIGKMGQNIALASRLGGVKIHLIQDGHASNGSGTKEEVGGSKDDAFK; encoded by the coding sequence ATGGTTCAACTTTCTGCAGTCATAAACGAGCTTGTCGAAGAGGGAGGTGTTGATCGAGTGGTATTGGGCTCGATTATTTCCGAGGGCTTGCTTGCTGCATACGAAAAAAAATTTCCAGATCTACCACTTCGCGCTCGGTATGAAAAAAAAATAGACGAAATTGTTATAGAAGTACAAAAAAAGGTTGTTTCATCTGTTACAAATGATGATCTTGAGATTAGTGTGCGCAAAGCGCGAGGAATAAATCCTAGTGCACAAGCCGAAGATGCGCTCTGGGTGCCATTTGATGGAAAAATTGGTAGAATAGAAATTCTTCGGGCAAAACAGGTTATTGCGAGTAAGATTCGTAAAATTGAGGCAACCACGATATATAACGAGTTTAAACCAAAAGAAGGCTCTATTGTCCATGGTGTTATACATAAGGCGGAGCATGGTGGCACAGTGGTTAAGGTTCAAGAGGCGCTTGCATTTTTGCCAAGGTCGCTTTCTATTCCTGGAGAAAAATTTATTGTTGGCTATCCTGTGCGAGCGCTTCTTAAAGAGGTGCTTCCGGAGCCTAGAAATGATAATCAGCTTATTCTTGATCGGTCTTCTCAGGATTTTTTGCGGCGACTTTTTGAGCTTGAGATTCCAGAGGTTTTTGAAAAGCTTGTAGAGATAAAAAACATTGTTCGCATTCCTGGCTACAAGGCAAAAGTTGTTGTTGTGTCTAATGATAAAAATATTGATCCAGTTGGAACGTGTGTTGGGGTTGGTGGTATTCGCATTAAGCCGATACTCAAGGAGCTGGGTGGTGAGAAGATAGATGTTATTGCCTGGACAGATGACAAGCAAGAGCTTATTAAAAACGCGCTGAAGCCAGCAAAAATTGACCGAGTTATATTGGTTGATGGAGAAAATGTACACGTTTGGCTAGATGAAGATGAGCGCTCTTTGGCTATTGGCAAAATGGGGCAAAATATTGCGCTGGCCTCTCGGCTGGGTGGTGTTAAGATACACCTAATACAGGACGGTCATGCCTCGAATGGCTCAGGTACCAAGGAAGAGGTTGGGGGGTCTAAGGACGATGCCTTCAAGTAG
- a CDS encoding uracil-DNA glycosylase, with protein MQCPLGGMGRKNIVFGSGNPDAQLMLVGEGPGRDEDEQGIPFVGKSGQLLNHIVEIVGITRNDIFISNVVKCRPPNNRKPTPAESKICKSLLLLNQIKIICPKVICTLGSVATQELLEQEVRITKIRGKQFKMSQITIIPTYHPAYILRNPKELNKLADDIRLAHSLSL; from the coding sequence ATGCAATGCCCGCTTGGTGGCATGGGAAGAAAAAACATTGTATTTGGCTCTGGCAATCCCGACGCACAACTAATGCTTGTTGGCGAAGGACCAGGCAGAGATGAAGACGAACAAGGCATACCATTTGTTGGAAAATCTGGACAATTGTTAAATCACATTGTCGAAATTGTCGGTATCACTCGCAACGATATTTTTATAAGCAATGTGGTTAAGTGCCGCCCACCAAATAATAGAAAACCAACACCTGCCGAAAGTAAAATATGCAAAAGTCTGTTACTATTAAACCAAATAAAAATTATTTGCCCAAAGGTTATTTGCACACTCGGATCTGTTGCAACTCAAGAACTACTAGAACAAGAAGTTAGAATAACCAAAATTCGTGGCAAACAATTTAAAATGAGCCAAATCACTATTATTCCCACTTACCACCCAGCGTACATTTTACGCAACCCCAAAGAACTTAATAAACTTGCTGATGACATAAGATTGGCACACTCACTCTCCCTTTAA
- a CDS encoding ComEC/Rec2 family competence protein: protein MLFRGALKIKQIIISRYIYHEKPIFHWSFYALTFYSLGIIYQSFLRSSYPSHYLLYQPELLLIGIVILIIFTSICIIKQYKKKFTLVVLLPTTSLCGAFLYYNQQIKHKNFQDLINKKKHTVIGEVTDIEQLAKGHLKTKITLKIKNMLQTSNNTTHQTENSSGKKITLYTQTQKDIQVGDVIKIANLLFKKIKNESFNNYLIKEHIAATTCEPKLNYIPISRATYSLTRWLHQKKNTIFSTLKNKINKKHFTLVAKIFFGNNNTSFYYTQQTKEQGKRWGIAHYFARSGLHLIIFILLWNLLFRLIPAPFTIKQIAVVVMGIIYFLLSWPSTSFNRAFSTFLLYKFGTILRLQTDFLHLLTLVCLVTLVLNPTQLFFLDFQLSFGLTLALALLNRSSSQKI from the coding sequence ATGTTATTCAGGGGTGCTCTCAAAATAAAACAAATTATTATCAGTCGCTATATATACCATGAAAAACCAATATTTCATTGGTCATTTTACGCACTCACTTTTTATTCCCTAGGAATCATTTATCAATCTTTTTTACGCAGCTCATACCCCTCACACTACCTTCTTTATCAACCAGAATTATTGCTTATAGGCATAGTTATTTTAATCATCTTTACCTCCATCTGCATTATAAAACAATACAAAAAAAAATTCACCCTAGTCGTATTATTGCCTACAACCTCTCTGTGTGGAGCATTTTTATATTATAATCAACAAATAAAGCACAAAAACTTTCAGGACCTTATCAATAAAAAGAAACATACGGTGATAGGAGAAGTTACAGATATAGAGCAGCTTGCAAAGGGTCATCTTAAAACAAAAATTACCCTTAAAATAAAAAATATGCTGCAAACAAGCAACAATACAACACATCAAACAGAAAATAGCTCTGGAAAAAAAATTACACTTTACACACAAACTCAAAAAGATATACAAGTTGGAGATGTAATAAAAATCGCAAATCTCCTTTTCAAAAAAATCAAGAATGAATCGTTTAATAATTATTTAATTAAAGAACATATTGCAGCAACCACTTGTGAGCCAAAGCTCAACTATATCCCAATCAGCAGGGCAACATATTCGCTCACGCGCTGGCTACACCAAAAGAAGAACACTATCTTTAGTACACTCAAAAACAAAATAAACAAAAAGCATTTTACTCTTGTTGCAAAAATATTTTTTGGAAACAATAATACAAGTTTTTATTACACTCAACAAACAAAAGAGCAGGGTAAGCGTTGGGGAATTGCACATTATTTTGCCCGATCGGGACTACATTTAATTATTTTTATTTTACTATGGAATTTATTATTTCGCCTTATTCCAGCACCATTCACCATTAAACAAATAGCTGTTGTTGTTATGGGTATTATTTATTTTTTATTAAGTTGGCCTAGCACATCATTTAATAGGGCATTTTCTACCTTTTTGTTATATAAATTTGGCACCATACTTCGCCTGCAAACAGATTTTTTACATCTATTAACCCTTGTTTGCCTAGTCACACTTGTGCTCAATCCCACACAACTCTTTTTTTTGGACTTTCAACTAAGCTTTGGCCTCACTCTTGCGCTTGCATTATTAAATAGAAGCAGCAGCCAAAAAATATAA